The Nocardia sp. XZ_19_385 genome contains a region encoding:
- a CDS encoding ATP-binding cassette domain-containing protein, whose translation MTDTPIIELRGIDKSFGAVQVLHDVAFTARSGEVTALVGDNGAGKSTLVKCIGGTHPIDAGEFLFEGAPVHVHSPRDAAALGIEIVYQDLALCDNLDIVQNMFLGRERRRGLVLDEYGMEELAGKTLAGLSVRTVKSVRQQVSSLSGGQRQTVAIAKAVLWNSKVVILDEPTAALGVAQTQQVLELVRTLADRGLAVVLISHNMNDVFAVSDRIAALYLGRMAAQVRTSDVTHAQVVELITAGRSGELGISTNGAGR comes from the coding sequence ATGACTGACACCCCGATCATCGAATTACGGGGCATAGACAAAAGTTTCGGCGCGGTCCAGGTGCTGCACGACGTCGCCTTCACCGCTCGCTCGGGTGAGGTGACCGCACTCGTCGGCGACAACGGCGCGGGTAAGTCCACGCTGGTGAAATGCATCGGCGGCACCCACCCCATCGACGCGGGCGAGTTCCTGTTCGAGGGTGCGCCGGTGCACGTGCACAGTCCACGCGACGCGGCCGCGCTCGGCATCGAGATCGTCTACCAGGACCTCGCGCTCTGCGACAACCTCGACATCGTGCAGAACATGTTCCTCGGCCGGGAACGCCGGCGCGGGCTCGTCCTCGACGAGTACGGAATGGAAGAGCTGGCCGGAAAAACCTTGGCGGGCTTGTCGGTTCGCACCGTGAAGTCGGTGCGCCAGCAGGTGTCGAGCCTGTCCGGCGGGCAACGCCAAACCGTCGCGATCGCCAAAGCGGTGCTCTGGAACAGCAAGGTCGTGATCCTGGACGAGCCGACCGCCGCGCTCGGCGTCGCCCAGACCCAGCAGGTGCTCGAACTGGTGCGCACCCTCGCCGACCGTGGCCTGGCCGTAGTCCTGATCTCGCACAACATGAATGACGTGTTCGCGGTGTCGGATCGGATCGCCGCGCTGTATCTGGGGCGCATGGCCGCCCAGGTGCGCACCTCCGATGTCACCCACGCCCAAGTCGTCGAACTGATCACCGCCGGACGCAGCGGTGAGCTCGGCATCAGCACGAACGGAGCCGGCCGATGA
- a CDS encoding BMP family protein, which yields MRSATALKTAVAGGAAVALALLSACGSPPAEKDGKGSGNTYGSSDAKFRACMVTDAGGVDDKSFNESGWNGVKAAVDANKAISGSYRQSNSTADYEPNLRASADDSSCGLVIGVGGLMADAISTVAKENPEQRFAIVDSHVELPNVYSMEFNAAQSSYLAGYLAAGTTKTAKVATWGGMQIPAVTIFMDGFAAGVAKYNQVHNTNTAVLGWDTQAQKGSFTGNFDDTSAGRSLTENFLAQGADVVHPVAGPVGLGGASAIKDKGNATMIWVDSDGYQAVPEYKQIILSSSMKDISSAIRVAIDNAFNEGAKDGRYVGTLNNKGVALAPFYEFDSKVPEPLKQEIKQLQADIVAGTVVVSSPAAPKP from the coding sequence ATGAGATCTGCCACTGCCTTGAAGACCGCCGTCGCCGGCGGTGCCGCCGTCGCGCTCGCACTACTGTCTGCCTGCGGTTCTCCGCCGGCCGAGAAGGACGGCAAAGGATCCGGCAACACCTACGGCTCCTCGGATGCGAAGTTCCGGGCCTGCATGGTCACCGACGCGGGCGGTGTGGACGACAAGTCGTTCAACGAATCCGGGTGGAACGGCGTCAAGGCCGCGGTCGACGCCAACAAGGCGATCTCCGGCAGCTACCGGCAGTCCAACAGCACCGCCGACTACGAACCCAACCTGCGGGCCTCGGCCGACGACTCGAGCTGCGGTCTGGTGATCGGTGTCGGCGGCCTGATGGCGGACGCGATCAGCACGGTCGCCAAGGAGAATCCGGAGCAGCGGTTCGCCATCGTCGACTCGCACGTCGAGCTGCCGAACGTGTACTCGATGGAGTTCAACGCGGCGCAATCGTCCTATCTCGCGGGCTACCTGGCGGCGGGCACCACGAAGACCGCGAAGGTCGCCACCTGGGGCGGCATGCAGATTCCGGCGGTCACCATCTTCATGGACGGCTTCGCCGCCGGTGTCGCCAAGTACAACCAGGTGCACAACACCAATACCGCGGTCCTCGGCTGGGACACCCAGGCCCAGAAGGGTTCGTTCACCGGCAATTTCGATGACACCAGCGCGGGCCGGTCGCTGACCGAGAACTTCCTGGCCCAGGGCGCCGATGTGGTCCACCCGGTCGCCGGGCCGGTCGGCCTGGGTGGCGCGTCCGCCATCAAGGACAAGGGCAACGCGACCATGATCTGGGTGGATTCCGATGGCTACCAGGCGGTTCCGGAGTACAAGCAGATCATTCTGTCCTCGTCGATGAAGGACATCTCCTCGGCGATCCGGGTCGCGATCGACAACGCCTTCAACGAGGGCGCCAAGGACGGCCGCTACGTGGGCACGTTGAACAACAAGGGTGTCGCCCTGGCACCGTTCTACGAGTTCGACAGCAAGGTCCCGGAGCCGCTGAAGCAGGAGATCAAGCAACTGCAGGCCGACATCGTCGCGGGCACGGTGGTGGTCTCCTCACCGGCCGCCCCGAAGCCGTAA
- a CDS encoding sugar ABC transporter substrate-binding protein — MRKGILTITAVSAALLTSLTACGDDESGSGSGAKIGVILPDSKTSARWETADRKYLQEAFDKAGVKADIQNAQGDKGAFQTIADQMITNGANVLLITNLDSGTGKAVIEKARSQGVTVIDYDRLTLGGGAEYYVSFDNVKVGNLIGEGLVKCLTEKNAPKPTVAYLNGGPTDNNATLFRSGYDGVLKPKFDSGEYLKGPDQAVPEWDNTKAGTIFEQMLTGTPNLGGVAAANDGMANAAIAVLKKQKLNGQVPVTGQDATVQGLQNVLAGDQCMTVYKAIKQEAAAAAELAIALTKGEKGTTNGKVADPESKKDVPSVLLEPKPIYKANVKDVIADGYVTKSELCTGDVAKLCADNGI, encoded by the coding sequence ATGCGCAAGGGCATTCTCACCATCACCGCTGTTTCGGCCGCGCTGCTCACCTCCCTCACCGCCTGCGGCGATGACGAGAGCGGCTCGGGCTCCGGCGCCAAGATCGGGGTGATCCTGCCGGACAGCAAGACCTCCGCCCGCTGGGAGACCGCGGACCGGAAGTATCTGCAGGAGGCGTTCGACAAGGCGGGGGTGAAGGCCGATATCCAGAACGCGCAGGGCGACAAGGGCGCGTTCCAGACGATCGCCGATCAGATGATCACCAACGGGGCGAATGTTCTGCTGATCACCAACCTGGACAGCGGCACCGGCAAAGCGGTGATCGAGAAGGCCCGCTCGCAGGGTGTCACCGTCATCGATTACGACCGGCTGACCCTCGGCGGCGGCGCGGAGTACTACGTGTCGTTCGACAATGTGAAGGTCGGCAACCTGATCGGGGAAGGCCTGGTCAAATGCCTCACCGAGAAGAACGCACCCAAGCCCACCGTGGCGTACCTGAACGGCGGCCCCACCGACAACAACGCCACCCTGTTCCGCAGCGGTTACGACGGCGTGCTGAAGCCGAAGTTCGACTCCGGTGAGTACCTGAAGGGTCCGGATCAGGCGGTGCCGGAATGGGATAACACCAAGGCGGGCACCATCTTCGAGCAGATGCTCACCGGCACACCGAATCTCGGTGGCGTGGCCGCGGCCAACGACGGCATGGCCAACGCCGCGATCGCCGTGTTGAAGAAGCAGAAGCTCAACGGTCAGGTCCCGGTCACCGGGCAGGACGCGACGGTGCAGGGCCTGCAGAACGTGCTCGCCGGCGACCAGTGCATGACCGTGTACAAGGCGATCAAGCAGGAAGCGGCGGCCGCCGCGGAGCTGGCGATCGCCTTGACCAAGGGCGAGAAGGGCACCACCAACGGCAAGGTGGCCGACCCGGAGTCGAAGAAGGATGTGCCTTCGGTGCTGCTCGAGCCCAAGCCCATCTATAAGGCCAACGTCAAGGACGTGATCGCCGACGGGTACGTCACCAAGAGTGAACTGTGCACCGGCGATGTCGCGAAACTCTGCGCGGACAACGGAATCTGA
- a CDS encoding methylated-DNA--[protein]-cysteine S-methyltransferase produces the protein MTVYAYVGSPLGELRLAGERVGAGVVLASVAMVDGPVRDRRNEDVEAFEEVAAQLRSYFAGELMRFDLEFADSGTEFQRRVWAALDAIPYGTTVSYGEIAARIGAPRDRVRAVAAAIGANPLLVVRPCHRVIGVNGAMTGYAGGLERKQRLLALEGVLLGV, from the coding sequence ATGACGGTGTACGCGTACGTGGGCAGCCCGCTGGGGGAGTTGCGGTTGGCCGGGGAGCGTGTCGGCGCCGGTGTTGTCCTGGCGTCGGTCGCCATGGTGGACGGGCCGGTGCGAGATCGTCGGAACGAGGACGTCGAGGCCTTCGAAGAGGTTGCCGCGCAGCTGCGTTCGTACTTTGCCGGCGAGTTGATGCGGTTCGATCTCGAATTCGCCGACAGTGGCACCGAATTCCAGCGGCGGGTGTGGGCGGCCCTGGACGCTATCCCTTATGGGACGACCGTCAGCTACGGCGAGATCGCCGCCCGCATCGGGGCGCCCCGGGATCGGGTGCGGGCGGTCGCGGCGGCGATCGGGGCGAATCCGCTGCTGGTGGTGCGGCCGTGTCATCGGGTGATCGGTGTGAACGGCGCGATGACCGGGTATGCGGGCGGGCTGGAGCGAAAGCAGCGGCTGCTGGCACTGGAAGGGGTGCTCCTCGGTGTCTGA
- a CDS encoding 2OG-Fe(II) oxygenase: protein MSDAVGTVVAEQDWPAIAVELAEHGHALTGPLLTPGECREIAGYFAEEHRFRTTVEMARHRFGSGRYRYFTHDLPPVVAELRQAFYPNLLPVARDWADKLGQAAPWPDTLDEWIAMCHSAGQRKSAQILLRYESGDWNALHRDLFGDMVFPLQVVIGLDADYTGGEFLMVEQRPRAQSRGYATTVPRGHGLIFTTRDRPLPSARGWSVAPMRHGVSVLRSGTRHTLGLVFHEAT from the coding sequence GTGTCTGACGCAGTGGGTACGGTTGTCGCCGAACAGGATTGGCCCGCGATCGCCGTGGAACTCGCCGAGCACGGCCACGCCCTGACCGGCCCGCTGCTCACGCCCGGCGAATGCCGGGAGATCGCCGGATATTTCGCGGAGGAGCACCGGTTCCGCACGACCGTCGAGATGGCCCGGCACCGCTTCGGCTCGGGCCGCTATCGCTACTTCACGCACGATCTACCGCCCGTCGTGGCGGAACTGCGCCAGGCCTTCTATCCGAATCTGCTACCGGTGGCCCGGGATTGGGCGGACAAGCTGGGGCAGGCGGCACCCTGGCCGGACACCCTCGACGAGTGGATCGCGATGTGCCACAGCGCCGGTCAGCGCAAATCCGCGCAGATCCTGCTGCGCTACGAATCGGGTGACTGGAATGCGCTGCATCGGGATCTGTTCGGCGACATGGTCTTTCCGCTCCAGGTGGTGATCGGCTTGGACGCGGACTACACCGGCGGTGAATTCCTGATGGTCGAGCAGCGTCCGCGTGCCCAGTCGCGCGGCTATGCCACGACCGTCCCGCGCGGGCACGGGCTGATCTTCACCACTCGCGACCGTCCGCTGCCGAGCGCGCGCGGCTGGTCGGTGGCGCCGATGCGGCACGGCGTCAGCGTGCTGCGTTCCGGCACCCGCCACACCCTCGGGCTGGTGTTCCACGAGGCGACCTGA
- a CDS encoding ROK family protein, with protein MRAAPSPEEIRRRNLAVLLRHIHRGGPMSRAVLAERMGLNRSTILALTADLAAAGLVSEELPGQTGKAGRPSLVVRPSEQVYVVALDVGADRLAAGRVGLGGAVLDRTETPRTSRTFDPDEVTTALAAMARTMIDSAGPDTRCAGVGVAFCGMVRESDGVVRYGPNIGWVDVPIGARLSEELGLQVTVGNNANLGALAERERGVGIDVENLIYLHGDVGIGGGIILGGNLIGGEGGYCGEVGHMIVNPGGRPCACGSRGCLEAEAGELALIAAAGRTDPPGRAVVEAIVDAAGRGDARSRDALHQVGDWLGYGVANLVNIFNPSVVVFGGVLREIYLASAAQVRSRLAVDGLLALREPVRLRTSALAADATLLGAAELAFTDLLTDPLRSPG; from the coding sequence GTGCGAGCGGCCCCTTCACCCGAGGAGATCCGGCGGCGGAACCTAGCGGTCCTGCTGCGGCACATCCATCGCGGTGGCCCGATGTCGCGGGCGGTGCTGGCCGAGCGAATGGGCTTGAACCGCAGCACCATTCTGGCGCTCACCGCGGATTTGGCCGCGGCTGGTCTGGTCAGCGAGGAACTGCCCGGCCAGACCGGTAAGGCGGGCCGCCCTTCGCTGGTCGTCCGCCCGTCCGAACAGGTCTACGTGGTGGCTCTCGACGTCGGCGCGGACCGGCTCGCCGCCGGGCGGGTCGGTTTGGGCGGGGCGGTTCTGGACCGCACCGAAACCCCGCGCACCAGCCGCACTTTCGACCCGGACGAGGTGACCACCGCGCTGGCCGCCATGGCGCGCACCATGATCGACAGCGCGGGCCCGGACACCCGCTGTGCCGGAGTCGGCGTCGCGTTCTGCGGAATGGTCCGCGAATCCGACGGCGTCGTCCGGTACGGCCCGAACATCGGCTGGGTCGACGTCCCGATCGGCGCGCGCCTGTCCGAGGAACTCGGCCTCCAGGTCACGGTCGGCAACAACGCCAACCTCGGCGCGCTCGCCGAACGCGAACGCGGCGTCGGCATCGATGTGGAAAACCTGATCTACCTGCACGGCGATGTCGGGATCGGTGGCGGAATCATCTTGGGCGGCAACCTGATCGGCGGCGAAGGCGGTTACTGCGGCGAAGTCGGGCACATGATCGTGAACCCGGGCGGACGGCCGTGTGCCTGCGGCTCGCGGGGCTGCCTGGAGGCCGAGGCCGGTGAGCTGGCTCTGATCGCGGCGGCGGGACGCACCGACCCGCCGGGCCGCGCGGTGGTCGAGGCGATCGTCGACGCCGCCGGCCGCGGTGACGCCCGCTCCCGGGATGCCCTGCATCAGGTCGGTGACTGGCTCGGCTACGGCGTCGCCAACCTGGTCAACATCTTCAATCCGTCGGTGGTCGTCTTCGGGGGCGTGCTGCGCGAAATCTATCTGGCCTCCGCCGCGCAGGTCCGCAGCCGCCTCGCCGTCGACGGCCTGCTCGCGCTGCGCGAACCCGTCCGCCTGCGCACCTCGGCCCTGGCCGCCGACGCCACTCTGCTCGGCGCCGCCGAACTCGCTTTCACCGATCTGCTGACCGATCCGCTGCGGTCACCGGGCTGA
- a CDS encoding SMP-30/gluconolactonase/LRE family protein: MTAPEVLLEGIVFGESPRWHDGRLWFSDWGAGQVIAVGDDRRHEVVASVDSFPMCIDFLPDGQLLIVDSARRRLLRREPSGALVEHADLSAISEQPWNDIVVDARGNAYVDNIGFDFPGGEFAPGVIALVTADGTVRQVAGDLAFPNGLAITPDGRTLVVAESYADQLTAFDIAPDGTLGGRRVWAKTPGDHPDGICFDAEGRLWYADVGNQHCVRVGEGGQILATLELDRGAFACALSRGENPRLYVVGQSWGGESDSPTGRVVAFPAPAPGAGRP, translated from the coding sequence GTGACCGCACCTGAGGTTCTGCTGGAAGGCATCGTGTTCGGGGAGTCGCCGCGGTGGCACGACGGGCGGCTCTGGTTCTCCGATTGGGGGGCCGGGCAGGTGATCGCGGTCGGTGACGACCGGCGGCACGAAGTCGTGGCGAGTGTCGACTCGTTCCCGATGTGCATCGACTTTCTGCCCGACGGGCAACTACTGATCGTCGATTCGGCGCGGCGCAGGCTGCTCCGTCGCGAGCCGTCCGGCGCGCTCGTCGAGCACGCGGATCTTTCCGCGATCTCCGAGCAGCCGTGGAACGACATCGTCGTCGACGCCCGCGGCAACGCCTATGTCGACAACATCGGATTCGATTTCCCGGGTGGGGAATTCGCGCCGGGCGTCATCGCGCTCGTCACCGCGGACGGCACTGTCCGGCAGGTCGCGGGCGACCTCGCCTTCCCGAACGGGCTGGCGATCACCCCCGATGGCCGGACCTTGGTGGTGGCCGAGTCCTACGCCGATCAGCTCACAGCGTTCGACATCGCACCCGACGGCACGCTCGGCGGCCGCAGGGTGTGGGCGAAAACCCCTGGTGATCACCCGGACGGCATCTGCTTCGACGCCGAAGGCCGGCTCTGGTACGCCGATGTCGGCAATCAACATTGCGTCCGGGTCGGGGAAGGCGGCCAAATCCTGGCCACCCTCGAACTCGATCGCGGCGCCTTCGCGTGTGCGCTCAGCCGTGGGGAGAACCCGCGCCTCTACGTCGTCGGCCAGAGCTGGGGCGGCGAATCCGACTCGCCCACTGGCCGAGTGGTGGCCTTCCCCGCACCCGCGCCGGGAGCAGGCCGGCCCTGA
- a CDS encoding ABC transporter ATP-binding protein has translation MRLELRGLTKAFGDFVADDAIDLAVEPGQIHAILGENGAGKSTLMNMLYGILEPTAGQILIDDAPVRFRSPGDAIAAGIGMVHQHFKLVGPFSVADNVQLGREHAKAGILDRTAARRAVREVSERYGLALDPDAICENLPVGVQQRVEIVKALSGHTELLILDEPTAVLTPPEVAELLAIMRNLAASGMSIIFISHKLKEVKAVADTITVIRRGKVVAEASPEDGEAELAAAMVGREVSLTVDKTPAAPAENALEIKDLTVLDDRGIPVLDGLNLTVRAGEIVGLAGVEGNGQTELARAILGTLAPAAGSIELTGTEVARWHPYRRIAAGLGYIPEDRARDGLVGDFTVAENIVLNQYREAPLSRRGVVDDAAVRAVASKSIAEFDIRTQGPEELVSALSGGNQQKVIIAREFSRPRKVLVAAQPTRGVDIGAIEFIHARLVAERDTGTAVLLISAELDEILALSDRVAVIYNGQIVGEVAPDSPRSDIGQLMIGHRPETSSGDA, from the coding sequence ATGCGCCTCGAATTACGCGGCCTGACCAAGGCATTCGGCGATTTCGTCGCGGATGACGCGATCGACCTGGCGGTAGAGCCGGGCCAGATCCACGCCATCCTCGGCGAGAACGGCGCGGGCAAGTCCACGCTGATGAACATGCTCTACGGGATCCTGGAGCCCACCGCCGGGCAGATCCTGATCGATGACGCGCCGGTGCGATTCCGGTCGCCCGGCGACGCCATCGCCGCCGGAATCGGCATGGTGCACCAGCATTTCAAGCTCGTGGGCCCGTTCAGCGTGGCCGACAACGTCCAGCTGGGCCGCGAGCACGCCAAGGCCGGAATTCTCGACCGCACCGCGGCCCGGCGCGCGGTGCGGGAGGTGTCGGAACGCTATGGGCTGGCACTGGATCCGGACGCGATCTGCGAAAACCTGCCCGTCGGTGTGCAACAGCGGGTGGAGATCGTCAAAGCTCTTTCGGGACATACCGAATTGCTGATCCTCGACGAGCCCACCGCGGTACTCACCCCGCCCGAGGTCGCCGAATTGCTGGCGATCATGCGGAATCTGGCGGCATCAGGCATGTCGATCATCTTCATCAGCCACAAGCTGAAGGAGGTGAAGGCGGTCGCCGACACGATCACGGTCATCCGGCGCGGCAAGGTGGTCGCCGAAGCCTCCCCCGAGGATGGCGAGGCGGAGCTGGCGGCCGCGATGGTGGGCCGCGAGGTGTCCCTCACCGTCGACAAGACACCCGCCGCACCGGCCGAAAACGCCTTGGAGATCAAAGATCTCACGGTGCTCGACGACCGGGGCATCCCGGTGCTGGACGGCCTGAACCTGACCGTCCGCGCCGGGGAGATCGTCGGCCTGGCCGGCGTGGAAGGCAATGGCCAGACCGAATTGGCCCGCGCCATTCTCGGCACCCTCGCACCGGCGGCCGGCTCCATCGAGCTGACCGGCACCGAGGTCGCCCGATGGCATCCGTACCGGCGCATCGCGGCCGGACTCGGTTACATTCCGGAGGATCGCGCCCGGGACGGGCTGGTCGGCGATTTCACCGTCGCCGAGAACATCGTGCTGAACCAGTACCGGGAGGCCCCGCTGTCCCGGCGCGGCGTGGTCGACGACGCGGCGGTGCGTGCGGTGGCCTCGAAGTCCATCGCGGAGTTCGACATTCGCACCCAGGGCCCCGAGGAGCTGGTGTCGGCGCTGTCCGGCGGCAACCAGCAGAAGGTGATCATCGCGCGCGAGTTCTCCCGTCCGCGAAAGGTGCTCGTCGCCGCGCAACCGACCCGCGGCGTCGATATCGGGGCCATCGAGTTCATCCACGCCCGGCTGGTCGCCGAACGTGACACCGGCACAGCCGTTTTGCTCATCTCCGCGGAACTGGATGAGATTCTCGCCCTGTCCGATCGCGTCGCCGTCATCTACAACGGCCAGATCGTGGGCGAGGTAGCACCGGACAGTCCGCGCTCCGATATCGGACAGCTCATGATCGGTCACCGACCCGAGACCTCGTCAGGCGACGCGTGA
- a CDS encoding maleylpyruvate isomerase N-terminal domain-containing protein: MSRPTASGRTPVTADDLDLAVQLAVSTLRAASPSAWDGKAGALEWDCWETVEHLSDDLFAYAVQLGPKTPPVDGHVPFVYERRRPGGPANAVHADHKSGPAGLLQVLEASAALLVAMVRTTPPQTRAYHVFGVSDPEGFAAMGLVETLVHTHDLAQGLDLPWTPPADLCARALARLFPDTEASPDPWPTLLWATGRTDLPGRPRRTQWRWDSTPQP; this comes from the coding sequence ATGTCTCGCCCCACCGCGTCCGGCCGTACTCCCGTCACCGCGGACGATCTCGACCTCGCCGTCCAGCTCGCCGTGTCGACCCTTCGTGCGGCGTCGCCGTCCGCGTGGGACGGCAAAGCCGGTGCCCTGGAATGGGATTGCTGGGAAACAGTCGAGCACCTCAGCGACGACCTCTTCGCCTACGCCGTCCAGCTCGGCCCCAAAACACCACCCGTGGACGGCCATGTGCCGTTCGTCTACGAGCGGCGACGCCCCGGCGGTCCCGCGAATGCCGTGCACGCGGACCACAAGTCGGGACCCGCCGGCCTGCTCCAGGTCCTGGAAGCGAGCGCCGCCCTCCTGGTCGCCATGGTGCGCACAACCCCGCCCCAGACCCGCGCCTACCACGTCTTCGGCGTCTCCGACCCGGAAGGCTTCGCCGCGATGGGCCTCGTCGAAACCCTCGTGCACACCCACGACCTGGCCCAAGGCCTCGACCTCCCTTGGACCCCACCTGCCGATCTATGCGCCCGGGCCCTCGCCCGCCTCTTCCCGGACACCGAGGCATCCCCCGACCCCTGGCCCACCCTGTTGTGGGCCACCGGCCGCACCGATCTACCCGGCCGCCCGCGCCGCACCCAATGGCGCTGGGACAGCACACCCCAGCCATAG
- a CDS encoding sugar ABC transporter permease — translation MSVALTKEPAAAAPFSDLARTYVDRVRSGDMGALPSVIALIVLSVIFSVARPVFLTQANFANLLTQGAAIAVIAMGLIFVLLLGEIDLSAGFTSGVCAAVLAVLLTDKGWPWYVAVGVSLLTGVAIGLTIGAVVVRIGIPSFVVTLAAFLALQGVALKIMDNGRNISITDSTIVAIANKNVPPLLGWIMYAILLAGFALIQFRKLQARTKLGLTGETLPVIALRIAAVALVVGIVVGVLNDERSRNPAMNSLQGMPIVVPLIAVLLLLWTFVLRRTAFGRHIYAVGGNAEAARRAGIAVDRIKITAFVLCSTMAAVGGLIAASRANSVDPNTGGSDVLLTAVGAAVIGGTSLFGGRGRMLDAVLGAAVVAVINNGMGLMGFSAGTKFVVTGFVLLLAAGVDALSRKRAQLHS, via the coding sequence ATGAGCGTGGCGCTCACCAAAGAACCTGCTGCCGCAGCCCCTTTCAGCGATCTGGCCAGGACTTATGTCGATCGGGTCCGCAGCGGCGACATGGGCGCACTGCCCTCGGTGATCGCGCTGATCGTGCTGTCGGTGATCTTCTCCGTGGCCCGTCCGGTGTTCCTGACCCAGGCCAACTTCGCGAACCTGCTCACCCAGGGCGCGGCGATCGCGGTCATCGCGATGGGCTTGATCTTCGTGCTGCTGCTCGGCGAGATCGACCTGTCGGCCGGATTCACCAGCGGCGTGTGCGCGGCGGTGCTGGCGGTGCTGCTCACCGACAAGGGCTGGCCCTGGTATGTGGCCGTAGGTGTTTCGCTGCTGACCGGCGTCGCGATCGGGTTGACGATCGGCGCGGTCGTGGTGCGGATCGGCATTCCGTCGTTCGTGGTCACCCTCGCGGCCTTCCTCGCCTTGCAGGGCGTCGCCCTGAAGATCATGGACAACGGGCGCAACATCTCGATCACCGATTCGACCATCGTGGCGATCGCGAACAAGAACGTGCCGCCGCTGCTCGGCTGGATCATGTACGCGATCCTGCTGGCCGGGTTCGCGCTGATCCAGTTCCGAAAGCTGCAGGCGCGCACCAAACTCGGGCTGACCGGGGAGACGTTGCCGGTGATCGCCCTGCGGATCGCGGCCGTCGCGCTCGTGGTCGGCATCGTGGTGGGCGTGCTCAACGACGAACGCAGCCGCAACCCCGCGATGAACTCGCTGCAGGGCATGCCGATCGTGGTACCGCTCATCGCGGTGCTCCTGCTGCTGTGGACATTCGTGCTGCGCCGCACCGCGTTTGGACGGCACATCTACGCGGTCGGCGGGAATGCCGAGGCCGCCCGCCGGGCGGGCATCGCGGTCGATCGCATCAAAATCACCGCGTTCGTGCTGTGTTCGACCATGGCGGCGGTCGGCGGGCTGATCGCGGCCTCGCGCGCCAACTCCGTAGATCCGAACACCGGCGGCAGCGATGTGCTGCTCACCGCGGTCGGCGCGGCCGTCATCGGCGGTACCAGCCTGTTCGGCGGCCGGGGCCGGATGCTCGACGCGGTGCTGGGCGCGGCGGTGGTGGCGGTGATCAACAACGGCATGGGGCTGATGGGCTTCAGTGCGGGCACGAAATTCGTTGTGACAGGATTCGTGCTGCTGTTGGCAGCGGGTGTGGATGCGTTGTCGCGCAAACGAGCTCAGTTGCACAGCTAG
- a CDS encoding bile acid:sodium symporter family protein has product MDGWQVTVALPIALALIMFGLGLALTVADFARVVKYPKAVVVALSCQIVLLPAIALGLVLLLDLAPQPAVGVLLLAASPGGATANLLSHLFHGDVALNVTLTAVNSVIAVVTLPLVTNFALEYFEPAGTGGLGLQFGKVVQVFLIVLVPVVTGMLTRRWAPGFARAMDRPVRISSIVFLALITLAAIFAERANILDYLLQVGVVMLLFAVASLAIGYWVPKVAGVRHAQAIACSMEVGIHNSTLAMTIAISLLGDIRMAVPAGVYGVNMLPLALAAGWLMTRRARADGTFSPVTAADRSADR; this is encoded by the coding sequence ATGGATGGCTGGCAGGTCACCGTGGCACTCCCGATAGCCCTGGCGCTCATCATGTTCGGGCTCGGCCTGGCCCTGACAGTCGCCGATTTCGCCCGCGTCGTGAAATACCCGAAGGCCGTGGTGGTGGCGCTGAGCTGCCAGATCGTCCTGCTGCCCGCGATCGCCCTCGGCCTGGTGCTGCTGCTGGATCTGGCGCCGCAGCCGGCCGTGGGCGTCCTGCTGCTGGCCGCCTCCCCCGGCGGGGCCACGGCGAATCTGCTCAGTCATCTGTTCCACGGCGACGTCGCGCTGAATGTGACGCTGACAGCCGTGAACTCGGTGATCGCGGTTGTGACGCTACCGCTGGTCACCAACTTCGCCCTGGAGTATTTCGAGCCCGCCGGTACGGGCGGGCTCGGACTACAGTTCGGCAAGGTCGTGCAGGTGTTCCTGATCGTGCTGGTCCCGGTGGTCACCGGCATGCTGACGCGACGCTGGGCGCCGGGGTTCGCGCGGGCGATGGATCGGCCGGTGCGGATCTCCTCGATCGTGTTCCTGGCTCTGATCACGCTCGCCGCGATCTTCGCTGAGCGCGCCAATATCCTCGACTACCTGCTGCAAGTCGGGGTGGTCATGCTGTTGTTCGCGGTGGCGAGCCTCGCCATCGGGTACTGGGTGCCGAAGGTGGCGGGGGTGCGGCACGCGCAGGCGATCGCGTGTTCGATGGAGGTCGGCATTCACAACAGCACGCTGGCGATGACGATCGCGATCAGCCTGCTCGGCGATATCCGGATGGCTGTGCCGGCCGGGGTCTACGGGGTGAACATGTTGCCGCTGGCGTTGGCCGCGGGGTGGTTGATGACCCGGCGCGCCCGGGCCGACGGCACGTTCAGCCCGGTGACCGCAGCGGATCGGTCAGCAGATCGGTGA